Proteins encoded in a region of the Triplophysa dalaica isolate WHDGS20190420 chromosome 10, ASM1584641v1, whole genome shotgun sequence genome:
- the pdhb gene encoding pyruvate dehydrogenase E1 component subunit beta, mitochondrial: protein MASLRCFLRSGKNAVSVVLRREFHRTPPAAVQVTVRDALNQAMDEELERDERVFLLGEEVAQYDGAYKISRGLWKKYGDKRIIDTPITEMGFSGIAVGAAMAGLRPICEFMTFNFAMQAIDQVINSAAKTYYMSAGFQSVPIVFRGPNGASAGVAAQHSQCFAAWYGHCPGLKVVSPWSAEDARGLLKSAIRDDNPVVFLENELMYGVPFEVSEEVQSKDFLLPIGKAKIERQGNHITVVSHSRMVGLCLDAAAVLAKEGIECEVVNLRTIRPLDAETIETSVMKTNHLITVEGGWPQFGVGAEILARIMEGPAFSFLDAPAVRVTGVDIPMPYAKILEDNSIPQIKDIIFSIKKTLNV from the exons ATGGCGTCGTTGAGGTGTTTCCTGCGTTCAGGAAAG AATGCCGTTTCAGTGGTTTTGCGGAGGGAGTTTCACAGGACTCCGCCGGCTGCTGTGCAG GTAACAGTCAGAGATGCCCTCAACCAGGCCATGGATGAGGAGCTGGAGAGGGACGAAAGGGTTTTCCTGCTCGGAGAGGAAGTTGCACAGTATGATGGTGCATATAAA ATTAGTAGAGGCCTATGGAAAAAGTATGGAGACAAGCGCATCATCGACACGCCAATCACAGAG ATGGGATTTTCTGGTATTGCTGTCGGTGCAGCCATG GCGGGTTTGAGACCCATCTGCGAGTTCATGACTTTCAACTTCGCCATGCAAGCCATTGACCAGGTCATTAACTCCGCTGCGAAGACGTACTACATGTCTGCCGGGTTTCAGTCCGTTCCAATCGTGTTCCGCGGGCCCAACGGAGCGTCCGCTGGCGTGGCGGCCCAGCATTCCCAGTGCTTCGCCGCCTGGTACGGACACTGTCCGGGGCTGAAGGTGGTCAGTCCCTGGAGCGCCGAAGACGCTAGGGGGCTCCTCAAATCCGCCATACGGGACGATAACCCTG TGGTGTTTTTGGAGAACGAACTGATGTATGGAGTTCCATTTGAGGTGTCTGAAGAGGTACAATCGAAAGACTTCCTCCTACCCATCGGGAAAGCAAAGATTGAAAGACAGG GCAACCACATCACGGTCGTGTCTCATTCACGAATGGTCGGACTGTGTCTCGACGCTGCTGCGGTTTTGGCCAAGGAGGGCATCGAATGTGAG GTTGTCAACTTGCGCACAATCCGACCACTTGACGCTGAAACCATTGAGACGAGCGTCATGAAAACCAATCACCTCATCACTGTAGAGGGGGGCTGGCCTCAATTCGGAGTGGGAGCGGAGATTCTTGCCCGAATCATGGAGG GTCCTGCTTTCAGTTTCCTCGACGCCCCGGCTGTTCGAGTCACGGGCGTTGATATTCCAATGCCGTACGCCAAGATCTTGGAGGACAACAGCATACCACAAATCAAGGACATTATCTTCTCCATCAAAAAGACGTTGAATGTTTAA
- the kctd6a gene encoding BTB/POZ domain-containing protein KCTD6a, with protein MENGDWTHTMTDTVTLNVGGHLYTTSLMTLQRHPDSMLGAMFRGDFPTTRDARGNYFIDRDGPLFRYILNFLRTSKLTLPFDFKETELLRKEADFYQIEPLIQCLSDPKPLYPLDTFEQVVELSSTRKLSKYSNPVAVIITQLTITTKVHALLEGISNNFTRWNKHMMDTRDFQLSFTFGPCDYHQEVSLRVHLVEYISKQGFTIRNTRVHHMSERANENTVEHHWTFCRVAQKVED; from the exons ATGGAGAATGGCGACTGGACACACACG ATGACAGATACTGTTACCCTAAATGTTGGCGGCCACCTGTACACAACATCGCTGATGACTCTCCAGCGTCATCCGGACTCCATGTTGGGTGCCATGTTCCGTGGCGATTTCCCAACCACGCGGGATGCCCGGGGTAACTATTTCATCGATCGGGATGGCCCTCTATTCCGTTACATCTTGAACTTCTTACGGACCTCAAAACTGACTCTACCTTTTGACTTCAAAGAAACCGAACTTTTAAGGAAGGAGGCAGACTTCTACCAGATAGAGCCGTTGATTCAGTGTTTAAGCGACCCCAAGCCGCTTTACCCTCTGGACACGTTTGAGCAGGTGGTCGAACTTTCAAGCACCCGCAAGCTGTCCAAGTATTCGAACCCTGTGGCTGTCATTATCACCCAGCTCACCATCACCACCAAAGTTCATGCGTTGCTTGAAGGCATCTCCAACAACTTCACCAGATGGAATAAACATATGATGGACACTAGAGACTTTCAATTGTCATTTACGTTTGGACCATGTGACTACCACCAGGAGGTGTCCTTGAGGGTGCATCTAGTGGAGTATATCTCTAAGCAAGGTTTTACGATTCGAAACACGAGGGTGCATCATATGAGCGAACGAGCCAATGAGAACACGGTGGAGCACCATTGGACATTTTGTAGAGTTGCGCAGAAGGTTGAGGACTAA